The following coding sequences are from one Pirellulales bacterium window:
- a CDS encoding pentapeptide repeat-containing protein, with translation MMQQLFRRYGGVAILTEVLRAGLNAGKSSVVKRHCASRSAALAVALIWATVARADIYQWEYVNPGDPGQGKQESATLCVDGSGVDAIPYAYLNSRDLTMAYLIGKDLEYASFSSSNLTSADLSQANLTNADFYTATLTNADFTGAQVQGADFYKTTSKGFTSAQLYSTASYQAHDLTEIDLGSNDLTGWNFAGQNLTNASFWNAT, from the coding sequence ATGATGCAACAGTTGTTTCGCCGGTATGGCGGCGTCGCTATTCTTACGGAAGTTTTGCGGGCTGGCCTGAACGCAGGCAAATCTTCGGTCGTCAAGCGGCATTGCGCGTCTCGATCGGCCGCGCTTGCCGTAGCGCTGATCTGGGCAACGGTCGCGCGGGCCGACATCTACCAGTGGGAATACGTCAATCCAGGCGATCCGGGCCAGGGGAAGCAGGAAAGCGCGACGCTGTGCGTCGATGGATCGGGCGTGGATGCGATTCCCTACGCCTATCTCAACTCTCGCGATCTGACGATGGCTTATTTGATTGGCAAGGACTTGGAATACGCGTCCTTTAGCTCATCCAATCTGACCAGTGCCGACCTCAGCCAAGCGAACCTCACGAATGCGGACTTCTACACAGCCACATTGACGAATGCCGACTTCACCGGCGCTCAGGTGCAAGGGGCTGATTTTTATAAAACAACCTCCAAAGGTTTCACCTCGGCGCAGCTCTATTCGACCGCCAGCTACCAAGCCCACGATCTGACGGAGATCGACTTGGGCAGCAACGACCTGACCGGTTGGAACTTCGCCGGACAGAACCTCACGAATGCGTCCTTCTGGAATGCCACG